The following are encoded together in the Gouania willdenowi chromosome 14, fGouWil2.1, whole genome shotgun sequence genome:
- the LOC114475990 gene encoding transmembrane protein 47-like: MSVNDVHVFRPFKLVALLCVFLALVLDLVALLSPSWVTADHFSLSLWESCSQSEARTSEEGEWSCYPTLTTDWQIATLVLLGAGAVATLVAFLVALVSLCKGKRRQQYRTVGVFLFTAVVLQACALVLYPIKFIDGTILQTYHEFNWGYGLGWGATVFMLGGGILFCLRTDVYDDGMY, encoded by the exons ATGTCTGTGAACGACGTGCACGTGTTCCGGCCCTTTAAACTCGTCGCGCTGCTCTGCGTGTTCCTCGCGCTGGTTCTGGACCTCGTGGCGCTGCTGAGCCCCTCGTGGGTGACCGCAGACCACTTCTCCCTGTCCCTGTGGGAGTCCTGCTCCCAGTCCGAGGCTAGGACCAGTGAGGAGGGGGAGTGGAGCTGCTACCCCACCCTCACCACAG ACTGGCAGATCGCCACGCTGGTGCTACTGGGAGCTGGAGCGGTGGCCACGCTGGTGGCCTTTCTGGTGGCTCTGGTTTCTCTGTGTAAAGGCAAACGCAGACAGCAGTACCGCACGGTGGGCGTGTTCCTCTTCACTGCAG TTGTGCTGCAGGCCTGCGCTCTGGTTCTTTACCCGATCAAGTTCATCGACGGAACAATTCTGCAGACTTATCACGAGTTCAACTGGGGCTACGGGCTGGGCTGGGGGGCCACCGTCTTCATGCTGGGCGGGGGGATCCTTTTCTGCCTGAGGACGGACGTTTACGACGACGGGATGTACTGA
- the LOC114475989 gene encoding neuronal migration protein doublecortin-like translates to MELDFGHFDERDKSSRAARGGRMNGLPSPTHSAHCSFYRTRTLQALANEKKAKKVRFYRNGDRYFKGIVYAVANDRFRTFDALLVDLTRSLSDHINLPQGVRFIFTIDGSRRIVALDELEEGESYVCASENFYKKVDYTKNVNPNWSVNVKASASPKSMQLLAAKAASESRESKDFVRPKLVTVMRSGVKPRKAVRVLLNKKTAHSFEQVLTDITEAIKLESGVVKRIYTLDGKQVTCLQDFFGDDDVFVACGPEKFRYAQDDFSLDENECRVMKGNTTQRASVKSPALIKRCKSPAESTNGTGSSSQLSTPISKHSPTSSPSSPGLNNKQKDLYLPLSLDDDDSQGESM, encoded by the exons ATGGAGCTAGACTTTGGACATTTCGACGAGCGGGACAAGTCGTCTCGCGCGGCCAGAGGCGGACGCATGAACGGCCTGCCCAGCCCCACCCACAGCGCCCACTGCAGCTTCTACCGTACCCGCACTCTGCAGGCGCTCGCCAACGAGAAAAAGGCCAAGAAAGTGCGTTTCTACCGCAACGGGGACCGCTACTTCAAAGGCATCGTGTACGCCGTGGCCAACGACCGATTTCGCACCTTCGACGCGCTCCTGGTCGACCTGACGCGCTCGCTGTCTGACCACATCAACCTGCCGCAGGGCGTGCGCTTCATCTTCACCATCGACGGCTCGCGCAGGATCGTAGCTCTGGATGAACTGGAGGAAG GGGAAAGCTACGTTTGTGCCTCAGAAAACTTCTACAAGAAAGTGGACTACACAAAGAATGTCAACCCCAACTGGTCGGTGAACGTGAAGGCGTCGGCCAGTCCCAAGAGCATGCAGTTGCTGGCCGCCAAGGCTGCCAGTGAGTCCAGGGAGAGCAAGGACTTTGTTCGGCCCAAGCTGGTCACGGTGATGCGCAGCGGCGTGAAGCCGCGCAAAGCCGTCCGCGTGCTGCTCAACAAGAAGACGGCGCACTCCTTCGAACAGGTCCTCACCGACATCACGGAGGCCATCAAACTGGAAAGCGGCGTGGTCAAGAGGATCTACACGCTGGATGGGAAGCAG GTTACCTGCCTTCAAGACTTTTTTGGTGATGACGACGTCTTCGTGGCTTGTGGGCCGGAGAAATTTCGCTACGCGCAGGATGACTTTTCACTGGATGAAAACG AGTGCAGAGTGATGAAGGGAAACACAACTCAACGCGCTTCAGTTAAGAGTCCTGCTCTGATCAAACGATGCAAGTCTCCAGCTGAATCAA cCAATGGGACGGGCTCCAGCAGCCAGCTGTCCACTCCCATATCCAAGCACTCCCCCACCTCCAGCCCCTCCAGCCCAGGCCTGAACAACAAGCAGAAG GATCTCTACCTTCCTTTATCGCTGGATGATGACGACTCTCAGGGTGAATCCATGTAG